Proteins encoded together in one Caldicellulosiruptor saccharolyticus DSM 8903 window:
- a CDS encoding ABC transporter ATP-binding protein, which yields MISLLKVINLHKSFGKVKALKGISFEVKPATVHGFLGPNGAGKTTTMKILSGLISFDEGIILFENLDYKTNKNVIVKQIGYLPQNPVFYGYLTPVEYLSLIGQICNFESRSIKKRTEEVLEIVKLSSVSKRKISTFSGGMLQRLGIAVAIFNKPKLLLLDEPTASLDPEGRAEVLEHIRSLKEEGITVFFSTHILNDVERICDYVTILHEGKIIVSDSLENLQKQYIQPVFCVEFEGIPNKLEEKFSQFPYIRKIDIDNYGKVSIYVNNVEIAKRELIKVLAQIDKPILSFYLKKPSLEDIFIRVVEKSDDI from the coding sequence GTGATTAGTTTGCTGAAAGTGATAAATCTTCACAAAAGCTTTGGAAAGGTAAAAGCTTTAAAAGGCATATCATTTGAAGTAAAACCTGCAACCGTCCATGGTTTTCTTGGACCAAATGGAGCAGGTAAGACAACCACAATGAAAATTCTCTCTGGACTAATTAGTTTTGATGAAGGCATAATATTATTTGAGAATCTTGATTATAAGACAAACAAAAATGTAATAGTGAAACAAATTGGATACCTTCCTCAAAACCCTGTATTCTATGGTTATCTCACACCAGTTGAGTATTTAAGCTTAATAGGACAAATTTGCAATTTTGAAAGTAGAAGTATTAAAAAGAGGACTGAAGAAGTCCTTGAGATTGTAAAACTTTCAAGTGTTTCTAAAAGAAAAATCTCAACTTTTTCAGGCGGAATGCTTCAGAGACTTGGAATAGCTGTCGCAATATTTAATAAGCCTAAACTACTGCTTCTTGATGAACCAACCGCTTCTTTAGACCCCGAAGGAAGAGCTGAAGTTTTGGAACATATAAGATCCTTGAAAGAAGAAGGAATTACAGTATTTTTTTCAACACACATATTAAACGATGTTGAAAGAATTTGTGACTACGTAACAATATTGCATGAAGGTAAAATAATTGTCAGTGACAGTTTAGAAAACCTTCAAAAACAATATATTCAACCTGTTTTTTGTGTTGAGTTTGAAGGTATTCCTAACAAGTTGGAAGAAAAATTCTCTCAGTTTCCTTATATTCGAAAAATCGATATTGACAACTACGGGAAAGTCTCAATTTATGTTAACAATGTTGAAATTGCAAAAAGAGAATTGATAAAAGTACTGGCACAGATAGATAAGCCCATCTTATCCTTTTATTTAAAAAAGCCCTCGCTGGAAGATATCTTCATAAGGGTGGTAGAAAAAAGTGACGACATTTAA
- a CDS encoding PLD nuclease N-terminal domain-containing protein, translating to MFGNMNMEEMLKLLAPLIVLQFALMVFCLLKLKSDKVKYLPKWAWALIIIIFNFVGPIVYLLLGRERD from the coding sequence ATGTTCGGAAATATGAATATGGAAGAAATGCTAAAATTACTTGCACCTTTAATTGTTCTGCAGTTTGCTCTTATGGTTTTCTGTCTTCTTAAGTTGAAAAGCGACAAAGTAAAATATTTGCCAAAATGGGCATGGGCGCTAATAATAATTATTTTCAACTTTGTAGGTCCTATAGTTTACTTGCTACTTGGAAGAGAGCGTGATTAG